Part of the Rhizobium viscosum genome is shown below.
TCGATCTCTCGAAGCTCGGCTGCGCGGTCGATCACGCCGTTGCGCGAAACGCGATCAAGGGCTGCGATCGACAGGTTTTCGCGCACCGTCATCGGCAGCATCAACCCCTCGGTCTTGCGGTCCTCCGGGATCAGCGCCATGGAGATCTCACTCGATTTCGCAGCGCCCGGGCTCTTCAACCTGACCGGCCTGCCACCGACTATTACCTCGCCCTTGAGATCCCGCAGCACCCCGAACAGCGCCAGCAGCAATTCGCGCTGCCCCTGCCCGTCCAGCCCGCCGAAACCGATGATCTCGCCCGGCCGTACGTCGAAATTGATCCCGGAGAGCCGGCCTCCCCAGGAGAGGTCGCGGCAGGCCAGAACCGGCGCGTCCGCCCTCAACTGCAGTGGCTTGGGCGGAAAGACGTTGGAATATTCGCGTCCGATCATCAGTTCCACCACCTGCTGGTCGGTGTTGGTGCCGGCGGGATAGGATTCGATACTGCGGCCGTTTCTAAAGACCGTGCAGTCATCGGCCAGTTGCGCAATCTCATGCATGCGATGGGAAATATAGATCAGCGCCATGCCCTCGGCCCTGAGCTGCTTCAGCACAGCAAAGACCTTCTCGACATCCGACTGGGCCAGCGCCGAGGTCGCCTCGTCGAGGATCATCAAACGTGGCTTGCGGGCAAGCGCCTTGGCGATCTCTACCATCTGCCGGCGGGAAAGCGGCAAATCCTTCACCAGTGACGATGGATGGATATCGGCAGCGCCGGCGCGGGCAAGGGCTTCCTCGGCAATCTGGCGTTGCCTCTTGCGGTCGATCATGCCGAAACGCAGCGGCGGATTGCTGATGACGATGTTGTCGGCGACCGAAAGATCGGGAATGAGCGACAATTCCTGGAAGACACAGACGATACCGGCAGCATTGGCGGCGGCCGGCGAGGCGAAGAAGACCTCATTTCCGTCCAGCAGCACGCGCCCTTCATCCGGCGCCACCACACCGGCCATGATCTTGATGAGGGTCGATTTTCCTGCCCCGTTTTCGCCGAGCACGGCGTGGATCGCGCCCGGTCGAACAGCAATATTAGCTTCCTTCAGCGCAA
Proteins encoded:
- a CDS encoding sugar ABC transporter ATP-binding protein, which gives rise to MTLSEPLLRLEGISKRYGGAIALKEANIAVRPGAIHAVLGENGAGKSTLIKIMAGVVAPDEGRVLLDGNEVFFASPAAANAAGIVCVFQELSLIPDLSVADNIVISNPPLRFGMIDRKRQRQIAEEALARAGAADIHPSSLVKDLPLSRRQMVEIAKALARKPRLMILDEATSALAQSDVEKVFAVLKQLRAEGMALIYISHRMHEIAQLADDCTVFRNGRSIESYPAGTNTDQQVVELMIGREYSNVFPPKPLQLRADAPVLACRDLSWGGRLSGINFDVRPGEIIGFGGLDGQGQRELLLALFGVLRDLKGEVIVGGRPVRLKSPGAAKSSEISMALIPEDRKTEGLMLPMTVRENLSIAALDRVSRNGVIDRAAELREIEELLKLLAIKAATIDMPVASLSGGNQQKVVIAKWLMNRPRIILLNDPTRGIDVGTKQEIYALLRKLADAGAAIIFYSTDYDELVGCCDRVLVMYDGSIVRILEGDEINERELVSAALNIGAAEAQQRMAQ